From the Fusarium oxysporum Fo47 chromosome X, complete sequence genome, the window CCAGTTCCTCCAGAGTTATACTAGATAGTTCCAGCGCACGAGCCCGGCCGTCCGAGACCAGTAGAGCATCACAACGGAGTCTACTGGTGTTGATGGCAACGATTGGGCCGCGCTCTGAGGCATTGCAGATTTCGTCTTCTGTATGTAAAACCATGAAGTCTTCATATCCAGGTAGCTTACGGATCTCAACTGCCAGCTCAGTGAATTCTTTGGCAGCGGCATGCCTTCGATTGATCGAAACCTGTGACTGCACATCCGTGGTCTTGCCATGTTCAGCACGCCGGTCCAGCTCACTTTGCAAAGCACGATATCTCTCTGCAAGATGCGGGTGCTGCCTCGCGAGATCTTGCACATCGCTCCGCATGTCTTGTAGCGATGCTCCAATGATACCACGGCCTTGTTCGAGGAGCTGCAAGGCTATCATGGGTGACTGACCTGCTTGtaatgctgctgctgctgcgtcGGAGGCTAACCCAACCACTTTACCAAGAACATACTGTCGGTCGTGATTCTCGTGGGACCATGACACAAGCTTTGGTATGAGACTCACTGCGAGCTTTGCGGTATCGTAAAGTTGCTGACTGTCTGAAGAGTTGGAGAGAATGGCTTGGCCAGCTGTAATCCGATCTTCTGTCGCTGACATCTCGTGATGAAGAGCTAGTTCGTAGTGTATGATGGACTGTTCTAAGACATGCTCGTCTCCTGTCGTGGTAAACAGGTTTAGGTAATATTTAGCAAGGCTGTTTAGCCACGCTGCTCTGAGCGGATGGTCTTCTGACATCAGGCTCAAAGCTTCCTCGGTGTTGCGGATAGCCTCTTCTAGATCGTCAAGATCTCCTGTATACTCGTATCGATCACCCAACTGGTTGCCCAGAATATTTAGATAGTCTGATCTCTCGATATGACCCAAGGGCATTATATTCAATGCTTTCCTCTCAAGTTCgatagcctcatcaacatcatccagaTCTTCTATTCTTGAAAACCGGTCGCCCAACTTAATTGCAAGGTTGTACAGTCGGTCAGGGTTGTCAGGCTCCAGGTCCAACGACTTCTTGGCGCAATCAATGGCTTCGTCAATGTCAGCAATATCTTCTGTTCTTAGATACCTATCACCGAGACGGTTCCCCAGGTTTGTCAAAATCGGACCTTGCTCGCCAGTGGGTGTCAACTCAAGAGCTTTCCTTTCCAGCCGAATTGCCTCTTCTAGGTCGGCAAGTCCTTCCGTCTTCAGATACTGGCAGCCGAACAATCGCCCTAGACAATGCAGCCACCTGGACTTCCAGCGGCTTTCGGGAATCAGGGCGAGTGCTTCGGTTGCAACCAGAAACGCCTTTTCAAGATAGGCTTCATCTTCGGTTCTCTCATGGAGAATGCAAAGGTGATTCGCCCGCGTTATCATCCATTCGACTTTGTCTTCTTCGGTGACTGATGAATTCGTTATCTGTGCGTGAAGCTGAACGCATTCTTCCAGATCCCGTAGCTCTCCAATCCATTTATACCGATCGTACAGAGTTCGGATCAATTTCTTCAGCGCGTCTTCGTTCCCAGGTTTTAATTCAACGACCTGTCGCATGATCTGGATACTCTCattcaagtccaagattTCTCCTGTGATATCTGATCGTTTGTTGAGCTTCGCGCCCAAAGCAGTAAGCCTGACAGCCATCTGCATACTGCTAGCAGAGTCCATCGCCTCAAGTGACAGCCTGTGATAGTGAATTATCCGATCAAAGTCGGCCAGATCTTGCGCCTCCTCATATTTTTCTTCGAATAGAAACTCAAGTCGTCTGAGGAACACAATCTTTCTGGGATCGCTCTCAGGTGTTAGGCTCAATGCCTGTATCCCCAACTCAATGGCTTCGTTCATGTCATTGAGATCTTCTGTTTCCGCGAATCGATCGCTGAGCTCATTACTAAGTAGATGTGACTGAAGAGCCTTGTTTTGGTGATCGCCAGGTGGAATTAAGGCAAGTATTTCCCTTCGCACGTCAAGGGACTTGTGAAGATATTGTACATCGCCGGTAGCTGCAAATTGTTCTTTGAGTTGTTTGATAAGATCATTCAATACGGAAAGCATTGCTTCTTCATTATCAAGGCCATCCTCGAACTTCTCCCTTGGGATACTGATTGTTTGGATATGTTCCATTATCTGGCGCAAATCAGCGCGAAGGCATCGGGCTACAGTGGAGGTAGTACAGTGCGCTTACAATTTCTGCGGAAGGGATTGTGATACCTCAGAGACCTGttcgtcaagatcaagcttaATGTTTTAGCTGCATCTAAAGTTCGTTAGACGTTCTCTTAATTCAATTACTTAGATATTTAGTTGCATAACTCTACGTAGAAGGCTTGGAGGTATCGAGACGAGAATCCACGCAGTTAGGCTACTCGCTACGTACATGGGCATTCGAGGTATCACAGATGCAGGTTTTGCCCGTCACAAAAGGCCTCCAGTAGGTCAATCACATTATCTTGGCGAGAATCAACTATGCATATTTTAGGCTTACTACAAGCTTGGTCAGCCAGCCACTGGCTTTCACTTTATGATAGACAAGGGTGATTGCGGAAAAGAAGGCCTCCAAGCAGGCAGCAGCCAAAAGATAGCGAATCGTTGTTGTGTCTCAGCAGTGGTGTAACCTCCTGTAGAATCTCATCACCACTAACAGGGAGTATTCCGATAAGGAGCGAAGAACATTAGTCGCTGATTCGACGCAGAAATCTCACCAACCAGCCGACGATTCTAATAGGTGGAAAAAATGCTCACGGTGCATTAAAGCTGCCTGtctgttgctgctgcatgGCGGCTCGCTTAGAACCTCCCGGCGATGTGTCGCCTATTCTTTAGTAGGCCTACTGGGTCGCAAGACGGTTGAGCCGCATTCGCTGCCCAGCTTCTAAAATCCTAGCGCTTGGGCTCAGCCTCCACTACTTTAAAACTTGGATCTACTGCTAGCTAGTACTATAGAGGACTAAGTAGGTAGCTACCTCAATTGGTCCTCGTCTCTTAGCAGCAGCGAATCTGTTTGAGTTTGCCTCCACCACAGTCACGATGAAGGATTCGTCAGAGGATCAAAAGGCTCCAATCGAGTCAAGGTATGCTATGTTTCTCAACATATGATGGCGCTACTGATGGTCGCATAGTCAACAGGATGCGCCTGAAGTGGAGGTGATTGATGGGGGTCGTCCAACCATCAGAACCTTCGCTACGGTAAGTTTCTGCGGCAAGAGGCCTCTATCTGGCTAATATTCTTTAGATCGCGAAGCTCAGGCCAAATGACATGGTCAGGGTACTCTCAAATGGATCAACATATACAGTTTCAGAAGTGAGAGGAGGAAAGTATATCCTTTGCGATGATAGTGGCAAGGAGGTTATGCAAGGGCGCGAGTATGATGAGAGTGAGTTGGAATTGGTAGATGATCCTTTCTAAAGCCTCATCTGATCCGGAACCATGAGTATCTATATGCTAGTTGACAGAGGTCCAGACTATGAAATTGTGCGACATCCACGCTCCCTTACTTCCTGTACTCCTCATCCTTCCCCCGGTATTCAAGTGCTTGATAAAGTCGGAGATTATCTCTGCACTCACAGACGAACTCCTCAAGCTTACTTTCATACCCAATCCTGGCAAAACCATACCCGGAAATGAAACTGGTTTGTCAGTGATGAAGACTTTGATGACATCTCGAGCCTGAGTCCCCAGATTAAGATGACCTGGAATCGTCATTTTCAGATTTATTTCCTTCGCGCCGCCGTTCTGGCAATGGGCTGATGGTGGCACGAGGACATAATCATCGCCTCCAGAACCGGAGACAAGATTTTTCACACCCCAAGAAggatcaaagtcaaagatgGCCATGTAGAGAGGGTGATTTGTATGGTTCTCGATGGTGAATCCAAAAGTCCCTCCATCCACAACTTTGAAGACACCATTTGAAGTGGAGGTCACAATTGGCTTGATGTTGTACTTAGATCTGAACTCCGGAGACGGTAGTACATTAACTAGGCCTTCGAAGTATTTGAAAGTGGCAACATGCTGAAGAGTCTCCATCATCGTCGGAAAGAAATCGTCTAACCCATCGTCGAGGATTAGTAGTTGAAGCATATTTTCTTGCGCTTCACCAACAATTTCGTATGCCCTGGACTTGTTGACTATTAGTCGAAACACACAAAGGTCTTTTTCTTCGGTTTCTGTAAGTATTTGGAAGTGCTTTAACACTTTCGACTTATGTTCCCACTTCTTCTCACGTATCAACTCCTCCGGAAGCCAAGCATTGATCTTGTGAGAAGAAACTGTTGATAGTTGTGTGGCCTTTAAAGTCACTAGATCCTTGGTGCTGAATGGGGAGACTGTGGATGGTGTCCGAACTCCATGTGACATTGTCAACTCGGACTCAAAGGCCCAAACGTTTGAGACCATGAATCTGAAGCTGCGTTTTGCGCCAGGGCTTTTAGTTGAACCAGTTGAAAGACTATTCCAAACAGTGAACTCGTCTCCAATTGAGATTCCATGGACCTGCCCTGCTTTAATGAAGATCCTCGAACCTTCTATCTTGTATATTGGTAAGACAGTGAGAGATTCTGTCTGAAGTAGCGAACCGAAGAATGAACGGAGAGTGTTACCGTAGCGCATTGGAGTCTGGCTGCACCCTGACGCCTGCATCAGAGAAACGACCGCTTCATGGAGTGATTGGTGCGACACAGCCTCTTTCACCTTTGCCAAAGTAGTAAGAGCTTTGAGAAGGTGATGCGTAAGTGCGCCTCGTTTCTGGGTTTTGTTGACAAGAACCTCCATGGCCTTTTCGTGGGGACCGCAAGCAGTAATAATCGTGTAACCCTCGGGATTGACAAGCCAGTCTCTGTCAATTTTGGCATCCCGCCCGGGAATTCCCAGTGCGTCTCTGCATTCTCGTTCCTGTTCCACTCTGTCCGCGTCGAGCGATGGATCGTATTTCATAGCCCGGACTCGGTCGCCTCGAGTCACGGCACCTGAAAAACAGCAGTCCAACGCGACTGTGACAATGAGACCATTGCCGACCATTCTTTTGAGAGCCTGGGCTAGATAGCGCCCGCGGAAGTAGCTAGCTCCGTGCTCGCCATTTTCGTAAAGGACGAGACCTAGCTCGCCGAAGCCAGTTTCGCCGACGTTGCCATCCGATGGGAGTTGAGTACCGTGCCCGGAGAAATGAATGTAAACATGATCTCCAGCCTTCGCAGAATCAATGACTATCCGAAGTTGCTTCAGAACATTTGCCCGGGTTGGCCTATTCTCAGCTGTTTCTGGTGGATCTTTAGTGGATTGATGATCCTTCGCTAGCTTCGGTACAGTGGCTGTGAGCACGGATGCATGAATAGCCGTAGCGCTGTGCTGTTCCAGATAGGCCCTGAAGTCGCTAACGTCGTCAACACTGCCGTGTAGATGTCGATCATTGGGGTAATAGTTGATTCCAATCATTAGCGCCCAGCGCGCTGAACATT encodes:
- a CDS encoding CHAT domain-containing protein, which encodes MQQQQTGSFNAPSLRYHNPFRRNSRCLRADLRQIMEHIQTISIPREKFEDGLDNEEAMLSVLNDLIKQLKEQFAATGDVQYLHKSLDVRREILALIPPGDHQNKALQSHLLSNELSDRFAETEDLNDMNEAIELGIQALSLTPESDPRKIVFLRRLEFLFEEKYEEAQDLADFDRIIHYHRLSLEAMDSASSMQMAVRLTALGAKLNKRSDITGEILDLNESIQIMRQVVELKPGNEDALKKLIRTLYDRYKWIGELRDLEECVQLHAQITNSSVTEEDKVEWMITRANHLCILHERTEDEAYLEKAFLVATEALALIPESRWKSRWLHCLGRLFGCQYLKTEGLADLEEAIRLERKALELTPTGEQGPILTNLGNRLGDRYLRTEDIADIDEAIDCAKKSLDLEPDNPDRLYNLAIKLGDRFSRIEDLDDVDEAIELERKALNIMPLGHIERSDYLNILGNQLGDRYEYTGDLDDLEEAIRNTEEALSLMSEDHPLRAAWLNSLAKYYLNLFTTTGDEHVLEQSIIHYELALHHEMSATEDRITAGQAILSNSSDSQQLYDTAKLAVSLIPKLVSWSHENHDRQYVLGKVVGLASDAAAAALQAGQSPMIALQLLEQGRGIIGASLQDMRSDVQDLARQHPHLAERYRALQSELDRRAEHGKTTDVQSQVSINRRHAAAKEFTELAVEIRKLPGYEDFMVLHTEDEICNASERGPIVAINTSRLRCDALLVSDGRARALELSSITLEELERRIKPWSLASPQTLEWLWDTIMGPILNMLGFTKPPPTDKWPHVWWIPTGPLVQLPLHAAGYHRQQGFDAVLDTVISSYGSSIRNIIRGRRDSFQSFSSDQALLVAMEHTPGHDTLSFANEEVELIDSIIRCMELKSIIPERTKQKVIRYLPECRIFHFAGHGLAHTEDPSKSCLLLEDWEDDSLKVSDLLDMNIRQKAPFLAYLSACGTGQIKDETSFDENINLISACQIAGFRHVIGTLWNVQDDLSVEMAKMTYQELLESGISDESICQGLHKATRELRRRWIEKYRTCQNLRTATDSDSHEAAKGSLSRSARDASLIGSMDNDLGSADWAPYIHYGV
- a CDS encoding uncharacterized protein (expressed protein), which encodes MKDSSEDQKAPIESSQQDAPEVEVIDGGRPTIRTFATIAKLRPNDMVRVLSNGSTYTVSEVRGGKYILCDDSGKEVMQGREYDESELELVDDPF
- a CDS encoding caspase domain-containing protein, producing MAATQECSARWALMIGINYYPNDRHLHGSVDDVSDFRAYLEQHSATAIHASVLTATVPKLAKDHQSTKDPPETAENRPTRANVLKQLRIVIDSAKAGDHVYIHFSGHGTQLPSDGNVGETGFGELGLVLYENGEHGASYFRGRYLAQALKRMVGNGLIVTVALDCCFSGAVTRGDRVRAMKYDPSLDADRVEQERECRDALGIPGRDAKIDRDWLVNPEGYTIITACGPHEKAMEVLVNKTQKRGALTHHLLKALTTLAKVKEAVSHQSLHEAVVSLMQASGCSQTPMRYGNTLRSFFGSLLQTESLTVLPIYKIEGSRIFIKAGQVHGISIGDEFTVWNSLSTGSTKSPGAKRSFRFMVSNVWAFESELTMSHGVRTPSTVSPFSTKDLVTLKATQLSTVSSHKINAWLPEELIREKKWEHKSKVLKHFQILTETEEKDLCVFRLIVNKSRAYEIVGEAQENMLQLLILDDGLDDFFPTMMETLQHVATFKYFEGLVNVLPSPEFRSKYNIKPIVTSTSNGVFKVVDGGTFGFTIENHTNHPLYMAIFDFDPSWGVKNLVSGSGGDDYVLVPPSAHCQNGGAKEINLKMTIPGHLNLGTQARDVIKVFITDKPVSFPGMVLPGLGMKVSLRSSSVSAEIISDFIKHLNTGGRMRSTGSKGAWMSHNFIVWTSVN